In a genomic window of Aggregatimonas sangjinii:
- a CDS encoding galactose oxidase-like domain-containing protein: protein MGKLSFFYCSVAFFISILCTTSTTAQTPSQEGAWGDVIPFEIVPVAVANLPDGQLITWSSQFPNTFVGSGTGMTLTQLFDPAIDATLPATTTQTDHDMFCPGINNLSDGRILSAGGTSSQRTSIYDPSTGTWSKADDMNVPRGYQGNVTLSDGSVFTVGGSWDVGPDGGKNAELWTPETGWSYLPGIDSDDFLHNANDRVLESQGLFRLDNHVWLWPAPNGTIFQAGPGEQMHWIDVNGNNGAGSWVTAGQRSNDTYSMKGTTVMFDIGKVLKVGGSRSYDSNTPAKERSFVIDINGTYGSTATVTETANTLEFARTMHNSTVLPNGEVLVTGGLDHAETFTDIGAALTAEIYNPTTNSWRSVAGMATPRTYHSVAILLLDGRVFVGGGGLCDNTPGCVNNDNAEIYSPPYLFDATGNLATRPEIITTPLTADYNSSITVETDRNVSEFSLIRFSAATHSTNNEQRRIPLATVEGTSHTLTIPDRNLLPPGYYMLFALNADGVPSVAKAIRIGTDIPLVTDPSLVLDLKFDDASGSDLADASQYANDASIYDVDNNRAVKEANSNSLGTGLFGGALVTDGFKFQSNTIAEIPYSESIASIDRFVTVLAWVKRDEVVNNASIFTHDYPNMFFGFHNSLYKWEFDTDQGRASCYAGYTPPGVWVHMAATYDGETARLYANGQEISAKLISGNIRINPSEPDFSSFNVSGFYERRTNPSGDYNGSGVTDELDGSIDELKVYNKVLNAEEIKAIFDLGQGLPMVPECVSQPLVAEYKIGASGTWISGANVNANEGEAIYIRIKDFSDEFLITIPEIDGDTFSSLSDFNTADGYRIGTGTRRGDNDGLLDSEDSGQYVLTTTEGCLTVINLSVIGVCGPEDTPIIPEYRLNGVWQSGENNLNVEEGTEVMFSILPNNLDVTVTFPDGTVVGDDYNLGEVTNVQNGPYILTSAEGCSTIVHLTVGDAECPEGTIVPEYTIDGVAQSGANTITVDEGQEVILSILPDNLGTIITLPNGAVVGDNYVIDGILPAQSGEYTFTSTTGCTATLNIDVTAGCSPGQIIPEYRLDGVWDSGLNDLNVAVGTEVMFSMLPNYIGVTVTFPDGTVVGDDFNIGAVDESDSGAYTLLSAEGCSTNINLTVGDANCLSGDVVPVYTIDGITQSGAGAITIQEGQSVVLSILPDGVGAAITLPNGDQVGDTYDLGHVAPAQSGTYTFTSSEGCVETLDITVEALSCQTGDLIPEYTIDGSTQSGSGTITILEGQSVVLSMLPDGIGLTITLPSGTEVVDNYDLGNVVPSQSGIYTFTSADGCVETLDIIVEAADNCQPGQIIPEYRLDGIWDSGLNDLTVAVGTEVMFSMLPNNIGVTVEFPDGTIVGDDFNIGTVTPANNGAYILRSSQGCTTIINLMVGDEGCQSGDVLPEYTIDGITQSGADAITIQEGQSVVLSMLPDGVGLTITLPNGTQVGDDYDLGNVVSSQSGIYTFTSAEGCVETLDITVETISCQAGDVIPEYTIDGITQSGAGAITIQEGQSVVLSMLPDGVGLTITLPNGTQVGDDYDLGNVVPSQSGIYTFTSAEGCVETLDITVETISCQAGDVIPEYTIDGITQSGAGAITIQEGQSVVLSMLPDGVSLTITLPNGTEVGDNHDLGNVVPSQSGIYTFTSAEGCVETLDITVETISCQAGDVIPEYTIDGITQSGAGAITVQEGQSVLLSMLPDGVGLTITLPNGDQVGDNYNLGNVIPSQSGIYTFTSAEGCGEILDITVEADDNCQPGQIIPEYRLNGIWDSGLNDLTVAYGTGVMFSMLPNNIGVTVEFPDGTIVGDNYNIGAVTPTNNGAYILRSSQGCQTTINLTVEEQNCQPDAVIPEYTVDGNTQSGAGNITVEEGQLVVLSMVPDGIGLTITLPSGAQVGDNYNLGNIIPSQGGIYTFTSDAGCVETLTINVNPASCQPGDIIPEYRLDGIWSSGLNDLTVDEGTEVMFSMLPNNIGVTVEFPNGTVVGDDFNIGAVTSANNGAYVLTSSAGCQTTINLTVASASRADFNTGTADSTANDTFTRGVSMVYPNPTEGLLHINLNGFENQQLVAMVFNSMGQLVFESHFNKEHGVQEQIDLNTLPDGLYRLTLQSATHKQIHSVLIRR from the coding sequence GTCCCGATGGAGGGAAGAATGCGGAATTATGGACACCGGAAACAGGATGGTCCTATCTTCCAGGCATAGATTCCGATGATTTTTTACACAATGCCAACGATAGGGTCTTGGAAAGTCAAGGACTTTTCAGACTCGATAATCATGTATGGTTATGGCCTGCCCCTAACGGAACGATATTTCAAGCAGGTCCAGGAGAACAAATGCATTGGATCGATGTCAATGGAAATAATGGAGCAGGTTCTTGGGTGACTGCAGGTCAGCGATCAAACGACACCTATTCCATGAAGGGGACTACCGTAATGTTCGATATCGGAAAAGTGCTCAAGGTGGGGGGGTCACGTTCTTACGATAGCAATACCCCAGCGAAGGAGCGTTCTTTCGTAATCGATATCAATGGTACCTATGGTAGCACCGCCACCGTTACCGAAACGGCGAATACACTAGAGTTTGCAAGAACCATGCATAATAGTACGGTATTGCCTAACGGCGAGGTATTGGTAACCGGAGGACTTGATCATGCGGAGACATTTACCGATATAGGTGCTGCGCTTACCGCTGAAATCTACAATCCGACTACAAATAGCTGGCGGAGTGTGGCCGGTATGGCAACGCCTAGAACCTACCACAGTGTAGCGATTTTATTGTTGGACGGTCGTGTGTTCGTGGGTGGTGGTGGCCTTTGTGACAATACACCAGGTTGCGTAAACAACGATAATGCAGAAATTTACAGTCCGCCTTACCTTTTCGATGCAACCGGAAACTTGGCCACTAGGCCTGAAATTATTACGACTCCTTTAACGGCCGATTACAATAGCTCGATTACGGTAGAGACCGATCGTAACGTATCTGAATTTAGCCTGATTCGATTTTCGGCTGCTACACACAGTACCAATAATGAACAGCGTAGAATTCCATTGGCAACGGTAGAAGGCACTTCCCATACATTGACAATACCGGATAGGAATTTGCTTCCACCGGGCTATTATATGCTTTTTGCCCTTAATGCAGATGGCGTGCCCTCGGTTGCCAAAGCCATTCGAATAGGTACCGATATCCCATTAGTTACAGACCCCAGCCTAGTGTTGGATTTAAAATTCGACGATGCCTCAGGTTCAGACTTAGCGGATGCTTCTCAGTATGCCAATGATGCTTCGATCTATGACGTTGATAATAACCGCGCCGTAAAGGAGGCCAATTCCAATAGCCTAGGTACCGGATTGTTTGGCGGAGCTCTGGTAACCGATGGTTTTAAGTTTCAAAGCAATACCATAGCCGAAATCCCGTATTCGGAGTCCATCGCATCCATTGATCGATTCGTTACGGTTTTGGCGTGGGTAAAGCGGGATGAAGTTGTGAATAATGCTAGCATCTTTACCCATGACTACCCGAACATGTTCTTCGGCTTTCACAATAGTCTTTATAAATGGGAATTTGATACCGACCAGGGCAGGGCAAGTTGTTATGCTGGATATACTCCACCTGGAGTGTGGGTGCACATGGCTGCTACCTACGACGGCGAAACTGCCAGATTATATGCAAATGGACAGGAAATATCGGCCAAGTTGATATCAGGCAATATTAGAATCAACCCCTCCGAACCTGATTTTTCCTCATTTAATGTATCTGGATTTTATGAGAGAAGAACCAATCCGAGTGGAGATTACAATGGAAGCGGGGTAACCGATGAATTGGATGGCAGTATTGATGAGTTGAAGGTATATAATAAGGTTTTAAATGCAGAAGAGATAAAGGCCATTTTTGATTTGGGCCAGGGTTTACCAATGGTGCCTGAATGTGTTTCACAACCTCTCGTTGCGGAGTATAAAATCGGGGCTTCCGGTACTTGGATATCAGGGGCTAACGTAAATGCGAACGAGGGAGAAGCCATTTATATAAGAATCAAGGATTTTTCGGATGAATTTTTAATTACGATTCCCGAAATAGATGGCGATACGTTCAGTTCTCTTTCTGATTTTAACACCGCCGATGGGTACAGAATAGGAACCGGTACAAGAAGAGGGGATAACGATGGTCTTTTGGATTCCGAGGATTCTGGCCAGTACGTGTTAACTACGACTGAAGGTTGCCTAACGGTGATTAACCTATCCGTTATCGGGGTATGTGGCCCGGAAGATACACCGATTATTCCCGAATATCGCTTGAACGGTGTTTGGCAGAGTGGAGAAAACAATTTAAATGTAGAAGAAGGTACCGAGGTGATGTTCAGTATTCTACCTAATAATTTGGATGTTACCGTTACATTCCCGGATGGTACGGTCGTCGGTGATGATTATAACTTAGGCGAAGTGACCAATGTACAAAACGGGCCTTATATTTTAACATCTGCGGAAGGTTGTTCTACTATCGTACATCTTACGGTAGGTGATGCCGAATGTCCTGAAGGTACAATAGTTCCGGAATATACGATTGATGGGGTAGCGCAAAGTGGAGCGAATACGATTACCGTAGATGAAGGTCAGGAGGTAATATTAAGTATCCTGCCCGATAATCTAGGCACCATTATTACTCTTCCAAATGGAGCTGTGGTAGGCGATAATTATGTTATCGATGGTATTTTACCCGCCCAAAGCGGGGAATATACATTTACTTCAACGACGGGTTGTACGGCTACTTTAAACATCGATGTAACTGCCGGTTGCAGCCCTGGTCAGATTATTCCCGAATACAGATTGGACGGTGTTTGGGATAGCGGTTTGAACGATTTGAATGTTGCTGTGGGCACAGAGGTAATGTTCAGCATGTTACCCAACTATATTGGGGTAACCGTCACGTTTCCTGATGGTACGGTAGTGGGCGATGACTTTAATATTGGTGCAGTCGATGAATCCGATAGTGGTGCCTATACCTTACTATCTGCCGAGGGATGTAGTACGAATATAAATTTAACGGTAGGTGATGCCAATTGTCTATCAGGCGATGTTGTTCCTGTATATACCATAGATGGGATCACCCAAAGTGGGGCTGGTGCCATTACGATACAAGAAGGGCAATCCGTCGTTTTGAGCATATTACCAGATGGAGTAGGTGCTGCGATTACGCTTCCTAACGGCGATCAGGTAGGTGATACTTATGACTTGGGCCATGTCGCTCCCGCGCAGAGCGGCACGTACACATTTACTTCGTCGGAAGGCTGCGTCGAAACATTGGATATTACGGTGGAAGCGCTTTCATGCCAAACTGGCGACCTGATTCCGGAATACACCATAGATGGGAGTACCCAGAGTGGTTCAGGTACTATCACCATCCTAGAAGGTCAATCGGTCGTTTTAAGCATGTTGCCCGACGGGATAGGCCTTACGATTACGCTTCCTAGCGGTACTGAGGTGGTCGACAATTACGACTTGGGCAATGTCGTTCCTTCACAAAGTGGCATCTATACGTTTACTTCGGCCGACGGCTGCGTCGAAACATTGGATATCATTGTAGAAGCGGCCGATAACTGCCAACCAGGCCAAATCATTCCGGAATACCGTTTGGATGGTATTTGGGATAGCGGATTAAACGACTTGACTGTTGCCGTGGGCACCGAGGTTATGTTCAGTATGTTGCCCAACAACATTGGCGTAACCGTTGAGTTTCCCGACGGTACGATAGTAGGCGACGATTTTAATATTGGTACGGTAACCCCCGCCAACAATGGTGCTTACATACTAAGGTCATCCCAAGGCTGTACAACGATTATCAATTTAATGGTAGGGGACGAAGGATGCCAATCTGGCGATGTGCTTCCGGAATATACTATTGACGGTATCACCCAAAGTGGAGCCGATGCCATCACAATCCAAGAAGGCCAATCGGTCGTCTTGAGCATGCTGCCAGACGGAGTAGGTCTGACGATTACGCTTCCGAACGGTACCCAGGTAGGTGACGATTATGACTTGGGCAATGTGGTCTCTTCCCAAAGCGGTATTTATACGTTCACCTCGGCCGAAGGCTGCGTCGAAACATTGGATATCACAGTGGAAACGATTTCATGCCAAGCTGGTGATGTGATTCCGGAGTACACCATTGACGGAATCACCCAAAGCGGGGCCGGTGCCATCACGATACAAGAAGGCCAATCGGTCGTCTTGAGCATGCTGCCAGACGGCGTAGGTCTGACGATTACGCTTCCGAACGGTACCCAGGTAGGTGACGATTATGACTTGGGCAATGTGGTCCCTTCCCAAAGCGGTATTTATACATTTACCTCGGCCGAAGGCTGCGTCGAAACATTGGATATCACAGTGGAAACGATTTCATGCCAAGCTGGTGATGTGATTCCGGAGTACACCATTGACGGAATCACCCAAAGTGGAGCCGGTGCCATCACGATACAAGAAGGCCAATCGGTCGTCTTGAGCATGCTGCCAGACGGCGTAAGTCTGACGATTACGCTTCCGAACGGAACCGAGGTGGGCGACAACCATGATCTCGGTAATGTGGTCCCTTCCCAAAGCGGTATTTATACATTTACCTCGGCCGAAGGCTGCGTCGAAACATTGGATATCACAGTGGAAACGATTTCATGCCAAGCTGGTGATGTGATTCCGGAGTACACCATTGACGGAATCACCCAAAGCGGGGCCGGTGCCATTACGGTACAAGAAGGCCAATCCGTCCTTTTGAGCATGTTGCCCGACGGAGTAGGTCTAACGATTACGCTTCCGAACGGCGACCAGGTGGGCGACAACTATAATCTCGGTAATGTGATCCCTTCCCAAAGCGGTATTTATACGTTTACTTCGGCCGAAGGCTGCGGCGAAATACTGGACATTACTGTGGAAGCAGACGATAACTGCCAACCTGGTCAGATTATTCCGGAATACCGCTTGAATGGTATTTGGGACAGTGGTTTGAACGATTTAACGGTGGCTTATGGTACTGGCGTCATGTTCAGTATGTTGCCCAACAATATCGGGGTAACCGTCGAGTTTCCCGACGGTACTATAGTCGGCGATAATTACAACATTGGTGCGGTAACCCCGACCAATAATGGTGCGTACATACTAAGGTCGTCCCAAGGCTGTCAAACAACAATCAATCTAACGGTAGAAGAGCAAAACTGTCAGCCCGATGCTGTAATTCCCGAGTATACGGTTGACGGAAATACGCAAAGCGGGGCTGGGAATATTACCGTAGAAGAGGGGCAATTAGTTGTCTTAAGCATGGTGCCGGACGGTATCGGTCTTACGATTACCCTTCCCAGCGGTGCGCAAGTGGGTGACAACTACAACCTTGGAAATATAATCCCTTCGCAGGGCGGCATCTACACCTTTACTTCTGATGCCGGCTGTGTTGAGACGTTGACAATCAACGTGAATCCTGCCTCCTGCCAGCCTGGGGATATTATTCCCGAATACCGCCTAGACGGCATCTGGTCGAGTGGTTTGAATGATTTGACCGTAGATGAAGGTACAGAAGTCATGTTCAGCATGCTTCCGAACAATATAGGTGTAACGGTCGAGTTCCCTAACGGAACCGTAGTCGGCGATGATTTTAATATTGGCGCCGTGACGTCTGCAAATAATGGTGCCTATGTATTGACTTCCTCCGCGGGCTGCCAGACGACCATCAATCTGACCGTGGCATCGGCTAGCAGGGCAGATTTTAACACCGGTACTGCGGATAGCACAGCGAATGATACGTTCACAAGAGGGGTGTCGATGGTGTATCCGAATCCGACCGAAGGACTATTGCATATAAATCTTAATGGTTTTGAAAATCAGCAGTTGGTGGCAATGGTCTTCAATTCGATGGGGCAACTGGTTTTTGAAAGCCATTTTAATAAGGAACATGGCGTTCAGGAACAAATTGATTTGAACACGCTGCCCGATGGATTATATCGTCTCACGCTGCAAAGTGCAACCCACAAGCAGATACATTCGGTCTTAATAAGAAGGTAA
- a CDS encoding tyrosine-protein phosphatase gives MISFFTRKKFLIDTLEGFVDIHNHILPGIDDGAKNVEESIVLLKGFSDFGVTNFVATPHIMHNYYPNTPQTIEKALAELHSEIGRIDLNTVITAAAEHMIDANFETILEKGEIMPLGKNYVLIEMSYLQPSINFDSAIQKLASQRYFAILAHPERYVFLYNRLGKHTIYKKNGILYQLNMLSLSEYYGKDVQKTAMKLLDEGLYDFIASDVHNFHQLTSLKEMKISKKLADTLRPLIDSTTYNFS, from the coding sequence ATGATAAGTTTCTTTACTCGAAAAAAATTTCTGATCGATACTTTAGAGGGATTTGTCGACATACACAATCATATCCTACCCGGCATAGATGATGGCGCAAAAAATGTCGAGGAATCCATAGTACTGCTTAAGGGATTTTCGGATTTTGGCGTTACGAACTTTGTAGCGACCCCTCATATTATGCACAACTACTACCCCAACACTCCCCAGACAATTGAAAAGGCGTTGGCCGAGTTGCACTCCGAAATCGGGAGAATCGATTTAAATACTGTTATTACGGCAGCTGCCGAACATATGATTGATGCAAATTTCGAAACGATTCTAGAAAAAGGCGAAATCATGCCGTTGGGCAAAAACTACGTATTGATAGAGATGTCGTACCTGCAGCCTTCGATAAATTTCGATAGCGCCATACAAAAACTGGCCTCCCAACGTTATTTTGCTATTTTGGCCCACCCGGAACGCTATGTTTTTCTGTACAATAGACTCGGTAAACACACCATATACAAAAAGAACGGTATTCTCTATCAACTAAACATGTTGTCCTTAAGCGAATATTATGGAAAGGATGTTCAAAAAACGGCAATGAAATTACTCGATGAGGGACTATACGATTTTATTGCAAGTGATGTGCATAACTTTCATCAGCTTACATCGCTAAAAGAAATGAAAATATCTAAAAAGCTCGCCGATACCCTAAGGCCGTTGATCGATAGTACTACCTACAATTTCAGTTAG
- a CDS encoding pyruvate kinase, protein MRKLEIGDKLYNVKQNGFADFARYSFSEVVRLTKTLAVLKNGIRLFNQPKVSYIMEDIGYAVSRQKGVHWHLVSLAAIRNAQIENEKIAAHDWFEIKVFTLQEKQLLYQKFKELNLEG, encoded by the coding sequence ATGCGAAAACTCGAAATCGGGGATAAACTGTATAACGTAAAACAGAATGGTTTCGCTGATTTTGCACGCTATTCATTTTCGGAGGTTGTACGGCTTACCAAAACACTGGCAGTTCTTAAAAATGGGATACGCCTCTTCAATCAACCCAAGGTATCTTATATAATGGAAGATATCGGCTATGCGGTTTCTAGGCAAAAAGGAGTGCATTGGCATCTGGTTTCGCTGGCTGCCATACGAAATGCGCAAATTGAAAATGAAAAAATAGCTGCGCATGATTGGTTCGAAATAAAGGTATTCACCCTACAGGAAAAGCAATTGCTATATCAAAAGTTTAAAGAGCTGAATTTGGAAGGTTGA
- a CDS encoding LytTR family DNA-binding domain-containing protein — MINKIIGYLNRPYPYYYGRWHKILLILATVALLSFLFSYFFEPFEVNRTEHKLDYFWICLLHALLPVGIAFVYFLVLDKTQGDTIKWTLGKEALHLSILLVLIGIGSFLIRDVIYDKPDNWSVRYFREEIKNTFLVGMLLLAVLLPLNLERLFKKYQTGARQLNVNRLRRATNERVVTIETSVPSENFRLNISDFLFAKVYGNYVEIYWKEGNEVMKKLVRLSLKDLREQLTTFGSIFQSHRSFLIQTDNVKAVSGNAQGYLLSFEDCTLKVPVSRSKIAEFNTVFTSNK; from the coding sequence ATGATAAACAAAATAATAGGTTATCTCAATAGACCCTATCCGTATTACTACGGGCGGTGGCACAAAATACTGCTGATTTTGGCAACAGTCGCTTTACTCAGTTTTTTGTTCAGTTACTTTTTTGAACCCTTTGAGGTCAACAGGACGGAGCATAAGCTTGACTACTTTTGGATTTGCCTGCTACACGCCCTGCTGCCCGTGGGGATTGCCTTTGTCTATTTTCTAGTTTTGGATAAGACGCAAGGCGATACCATCAAGTGGACTTTAGGCAAAGAGGCATTGCATTTATCGATTCTGCTCGTTTTAATCGGTATCGGTAGTTTTTTGATTAGGGATGTTATTTATGATAAACCCGATAACTGGTCCGTGCGCTACTTCCGCGAAGAAATCAAAAATACATTTCTGGTCGGTATGCTATTGTTGGCCGTGTTGTTGCCCTTGAATTTGGAACGGCTCTTTAAGAAATACCAGACCGGTGCGCGACAATTAAATGTAAATAGACTCCGTCGTGCCACGAATGAGCGTGTCGTTACGATTGAAACATCGGTCCCTTCTGAAAATTTCCGCTTGAATATTTCAGATTTCCTATTTGCAAAGGTGTATGGTAATTATGTTGAAATCTATTGGAAAGAAGGCAACGAGGTCATGAAAAAACTAGTTCGATTATCGCTAAAAGACCTTCGGGAACAGCTCACTACGTTCGGGTCAATTTTTCAAAGCCATCGCTCTTTTCTAATTCAGACGGATAACGTAAAAGCGGTATCGGGAAATGCACAAGGCTATCTGCTTTCATTTGAGGACTGTACTCTTAAAGTACCGGTTTCCCGCTCGAAAATCGCCGAATTCAATACGGTCTTCACTTCAAACAAATGA
- a CDS encoding acyltransferase family protein, with translation MQQSQRRYDIDWWRVIAIIAVYLHHICMPFNGDGYHIVNAESSKVLDDVMVFFEQIRLPLLFLISGTATVFAFSKRSWWQFVRERSYRLLIPLVFGLLFIVPPQTYYEHIEAFDSFGHFYAQLFSHLEVNHLWFIENLFYISLGCIPLILFLRSQRSRVIRKHIEKQSNFTYSIFLWALLVIFIKVASKIYFPEDSKSITNLSSTLFYGFFFIAGIVLATVPNLWGFLKKFRRVNLIMAIIGTLFFYGYYYLPDEIASEYLSIDARWAIWHGVSSWISWSVIISLLGYGQIWFNRSSKILTKANEAIYPFYILHQTVIVAMAYYIVRLDVSILWKITLLLGSTFPFILLVYRFLIYPFKLPRILFGIKKDKMSCS, from the coding sequence ATGCAGCAAAGCCAAAGACGTTATGATATTGATTGGTGGCGGGTAATTGCCATCATTGCCGTTTACCTGCACCATATTTGTATGCCTTTTAATGGTGACGGGTATCACATCGTAAACGCCGAATCGAGTAAGGTCTTGGATGATGTGATGGTCTTCTTTGAGCAAATCAGACTACCTTTGCTTTTTTTGATTTCCGGTACGGCAACTGTTTTCGCCTTTTCAAAGAGGTCTTGGTGGCAATTTGTAAGAGAACGCAGTTACCGACTTTTAATTCCGCTTGTTTTTGGGTTGCTGTTTATCGTTCCGCCACAGACCTATTATGAGCACATCGAAGCTTTTGATTCCTTTGGTCATTTTTATGCCCAACTCTTTTCCCATCTCGAGGTCAATCATCTTTGGTTTATCGAAAATCTATTTTACATTTCCTTGGGCTGTATTCCTCTAATTCTTTTTCTGCGTTCTCAACGATCTCGTGTGATCAGGAAACATATCGAAAAGCAAAGCAACTTCACATACAGCATCTTTTTATGGGCGCTGTTGGTCATTTTTATAAAAGTAGCTTCTAAAATTTATTTTCCGGAAGATTCAAAAAGTATTACAAACCTATCATCTACGCTATTCTATGGTTTCTTCTTCATAGCTGGAATCGTGCTTGCAACTGTGCCAAACTTATGGGGATTTCTTAAGAAATTTCGAAGGGTAAACTTGATTATGGCCATCATTGGTACGCTATTTTTCTACGGTTATTATTATTTGCCCGATGAAATCGCGTCGGAATACTTGAGCATAGATGCCCGATGGGCTATTTGGCATGGTGTATCGAGCTGGATAAGCTGGTCGGTCATTATTTCGCTGCTAGGCTACGGACAGATTTGGTTCAATCGGTCAAGTAAAATACTGACGAAGGCCAACGAGGCCATTTATCCATTTTATATACTTCATCAAACGGTCATCGTAGCAATGGCATATTACATCGTTCGGTTGGATGTGTCGATTTTATGGAAAATAACCCTTTTATTGGGGTCGACATTTCCTTTTATTTTACTGGTATACCGCTTTTTGATTTACCCATTTAAACTACCAAGAATTTTATTTGGGATAAAAAAGGATAAAATGAGTTGTTCATAA
- the mnmE gene encoding tRNA uridine-5-carboxymethylaminomethyl(34) synthesis GTPase MnmE, whose protein sequence is MFNSDTIVALATPAGAGAIGIIRISGEGAISLAAPFFKSIRNKDLKKQKSHTVHFGQIVDADTILDEALVSVFKGPHSYTGEDVVEISCHGSPYIQQQIIQLLLRNGCRSAHAGEFTLRAFLNGKLDLSQAEAVADLIAADNEASHQIAMQQMRGGFSNEIKKLRDELLDFASLIELELDFAEEDVEFADRTQFTDLLNRISTVLKRLIDSFAVGNVIKNGIPVAIVGEPNVGKSTLLNALLNEDRALVSEIAGTTRDTIEDDISIGGIGFRFIDTAGIRETKDIVEGMGIQKTFEKIEKAQVVLYLVDSSRFFPKRNPSAFGMPPQAGELFPQLQEIEKIRKNYPEKPLVVVVNKIDQIDRDAKANLNSILSKVEGIVVQMLSAKRNVGLEELQTKLLEFVNTGALKNNDTIITNTRHYNSLLKALEEVEKVQLGLTSGVPSDLLAIDIRQALYHFGEITGEITSDDLLGNIFANFCIGK, encoded by the coding sequence ATGTTCAACTCAGATACGATCGTTGCGTTGGCAACACCTGCGGGAGCAGGCGCTATTGGTATCATCCGCATTTCGGGTGAGGGTGCTATTTCTTTGGCGGCCCCTTTTTTTAAATCGATTCGCAACAAAGATTTAAAAAAGCAGAAAAGCCATACCGTACATTTCGGACAGATCGTGGATGCCGATACCATTCTGGACGAAGCATTGGTCTCTGTTTTCAAAGGACCGCACTCGTATACGGGTGAGGATGTTGTTGAAATTTCGTGTCACGGCTCTCCTTACATTCAACAACAAATCATACAATTATTGCTTCGCAACGGTTGTCGCAGTGCTCACGCAGGCGAATTTACGCTGCGTGCATTCCTAAATGGAAAACTCGATTTGAGTCAAGCCGAAGCTGTCGCCGACCTGATTGCCGCCGACAATGAGGCCAGTCATCAAATCGCCATGCAACAGATGCGCGGTGGCTTTAGCAACGAAATCAAAAAATTGCGGGATGAACTCCTTGATTTTGCCTCATTAATTGAATTAGAACTCGATTTTGCGGAAGAGGACGTCGAATTTGCGGATAGAACCCAATTTACCGATCTCCTAAATAGGATTTCAACGGTACTGAAACGTCTTATCGATTCTTTTGCCGTGGGCAATGTCATTAAAAACGGAATTCCCGTAGCCATAGTTGGTGAGCCCAACGTAGGCAAATCGACCCTCTTAAATGCACTTTTAAACGAAGACCGGGCTTTGGTCTCCGAAATAGCGGGTACCACACGCGATACCATTGAAGATGACATTAGTATCGGGGGTATCGGTTTTCGTTTTATAGATACTGCCGGAATCCGCGAAACGAAAGACATCGTGGAAGGAATGGGTATCCAAAAAACGTTTGAGAAAATCGAAAAGGCCCAAGTGGTACTATACTTAGTAGATTCAAGTCGGTTCTTCCCAAAACGGAACCCCTCTGCCTTCGGCATGCCTCCCCAGGCCGGAGAACTATTTCCGCAATTGCAAGAGATTGAGAAGATAAGAAAGAACTATCCAGAAAAGCCCCTAGTAGTCGTAGTCAACAAGATTGACCAAATTGACAGAGATGCGAAAGCAAACCTTAATTCAATACTCAGCAAGGTCGAAGGTATCGTAGTGCAAATGCTTTCAGCAAAAAGAAATGTAGGGCTGGAAGAACTACAAACAAAACTTTTGGAATTCGTTAATACAGGAGCGTTAAAAAACAACGATACAATTATTACCAATACAAGGCATTACAATTCTTTACTAAAAGCCTTGGAAGAGGTTGAAAAGGTTCAACTGGGCTTAACATCAGGAGTGCCTAGCGACCTATTGGCCATTGATATCCGTCAGGCCTTATACCATTTCGGGGAAATCACGGGCGAGATTACTTCCGACGATTTGTTGGGCAATATTTTTGCTAATTTTTGCATCGGGAAGTAA
- a CDS encoding DUF4870 domain-containing protein → MEIINQQSAVRTDNQLLALTHASQLLTYVTGFGGLIVPLVIWLTSKDSVEGMDEHGRSIINFQLTLLLWLAISIPAILLLGLGLLGILFVGVVGFIMPIVNAVRAANGESPSQFSTIRFI, encoded by the coding sequence ATGGAAATCATCAATCAACAATCAGCTGTAAGGACCGATAATCAATTATTGGCCTTGACACACGCATCACAATTATTGACCTATGTAACCGGATTTGGTGGACTCATCGTTCCACTGGTCATTTGGTTGACGTCTAAAGATTCGGTAGAAGGAATGGATGAACACGGTAGGTCTATCATCAACTTTCAATTAACATTGCTCTTATGGCTCGCCATCAGCATTCCGGCCATTTTATTATTGGGTCTAGGTCTACTTGGCATTCTATTCGTTGGCGTCGTTGGGTTTATTATGCCCATCGTAAATGCGGTACGAGCTGCCAATGGGGAATCGCCAAGTCAGTTTTCTACTATAAGATTTATCTAA